Part of the Coriobacteriia bacterium genome, GCGTAGAGTCCTATCGGGACATGGGCTATCTCCCTGAGGCTCTCATCAACTACCTGGCTCTTCTCGGCTGGTCACTCGACGGCGAAACCACGATCATCAGCCCAGCTACGCTGAAGGAGAACTTCTCTCTCGATCGCATCTCCAAGAACCCGGCCATCTTCGACGCCGAGAAACTGGATTGGATGAACGGCGTCTACATGCGTGAGTTGTCCCCCGCCGAGTTTGTCGACCGCATGCTTCCATGGCTAGAGGCAGCACATCTCTCGGACGCTGCGGATGTGGATTCACGTCGGGAATGGTTCCTTCGTCTCGCACCCCTCGTCTCAGAACGAGTCAAACGGCTTGACGAAATCGTGCCCAAGGTTGCCTTCCTCTTTGCCGACGTCACTGTCGACGACGATGCGCGCGTCAAGGTTCTCGGCAAGGAAGGTGCCGGGCGCTCCCTCTCGGCGGCAGCCGAAGCCCTCAAGTGTGCGCCATGGACCACCACCGAGATCGAGACCGCCCTGCGCGATCTTCCGGCACAGCTCGACCTCAAGTCGAAGATCGTGTTCCAGGCGATACGCGTGGCGGCGACGGGCACCGCTGTCTCTCCGCCGTTGTTTGAATCGCTCGAACTGCTCGGCAGGGAGAAGACGCTCGCTCGAATCGCCGCTGCCGTGCCCCTGGCGCGTGAGTAATCGGGCCGCTGACGGCGAAGAAAGGGGTTGACACTCGCCTGCGGCGTCCGTAACATTCCGTCCTGCGCCTTTGCAGGGCGCGCTTGAAAGAAGCGAGTAGCCGTTGGGGTGTCGTCTAATGGTAGGACAGCGGCTTCTGGTGCCGTATGTGAGGGTTCGACTCCTTCCACCCCAGCCAAGACACCATCGCATGGCCCGTTCGTCTAGCGGTTAGGACACCGCCCTCTCAAGGCGGAGATCACGGGTTCGAATCCCGTACGGGCTACCAGCAACATCACAGGCCAGAGGTTCAATCCTCTGGCCTGTTCTATGCTCTGATGAAGGACTCCTCAAGACAGACTCTCTCGAAGCCCAGAATCCGGTCTGCTATGCCGTGTCGTGACGTCCCTGCGCCATGAGCTTGGCCCACGTGTCCTTAAGGGTGAGTGTGCGGTTGAAGACAGGCGCTCCGACAGCGGAGTCCGAGTCGGCGCAGAAGTAGCCGATCCGCTCGAACTGCACGGTCTCCCCTATCGCCGCTTCTCCAAGCATCGGCTCCACGTAGCATCCGGAGAGCACCGTTTCTGAGTTCGGGTTGACGTCACCGAGAAGATCGCGGCCTTCGCTGCCCGGATGCGAGCTGACAAAGAGGTGGTCGTAGAGCCTCACCTCGGCAGGTATGGCATGCGCAGCCGAGAGCCAGTGCAGCGTCGCCTTCGGCCTGCGGCCGTCCGGTGCGCTCCCACCCCGGGTCGCCGGGTCATAGGTGCAGCGCAGCTCGACGACAGCACCGTCGGCGTCCTTGACGACCTCGTTGCAGGTGATGAGGTACGCCGAGCGCAACCGCACTTCTCGGCCCGGTGCGAGACGGAAGAACTTCTTGGGAGGATCCTCCATGAAGTCCTCGCGCTCGATCCAGAGTTCTCGCGAGAACGGCACGCGCCGAGTTCCTGCGGACTCATCTTCAGGGTTGTTGGGGACTTCCATCTCCTCGACTTGGCCCTCGGGGTAGTTCTCGATGACGACCTTCAGCGGGTCGAGCACCGCGAATCGGCGAAGCGCCGTTCGGTTCAACACGTCGCGTACCGCGTGCTCAAGCATCTCAATCTCAAGCACGCTGTCCGCGCGGCCGACACCGATCATAGCCGCGAAGTTGCGAATGGCCTCAGCAGGGAAGCCGCGACGTCGCAGGCCGGCAAGAGTCGGCATCCGAGGGTCGTCCCAGCCGCGCACTCGGCCGTCCTTAACGAGCTGCAGGAGCAGACGCTTCGAGAGCACCGTATGCGTGAGGTTCAAACGGGCGAACTCGTACTGATGAGGGCGAGAGGGAACCGGCAGATTCTCAATGAACCAGTCGTATAGCGGCCGGTGGTCTTGAAACTCGAGGGTGCAGATCGAGTGTGTGATGTGCTCGATCGCATCCGACTGTCCATGCGCGAAATCGTACGACGGATAGATGCACCATGCGTCGCCCGTACGTGGGTGCTCGGCATGCAGGATGCGGTACATCACCGGGTCGCGAAAGTTGATGTTGCCCGAGGCCATGTCGATCTTCGCACGCAGTACTCGGGAGCCGTTGGGAAACTCACCTGCACGCATGCGCTCGAAGAGATCGAGGTTCTCCTCGGCGGATCGATCACGCCAAGGACTGTTCTTGCCGGGCTGTGTCAAAGTGCCGCGGTACTCGCGAATCTCCTCGGCGGTCAGGTCATCGACGTATGCCTTGCCTTCGCCGATGAGGTGCACGGCCCATTGGTAGAGCAGCTCGAAGTAGTCGGAGGTGTAGTACAGGTACTCGCCCCAGTCGAAGCCCAGCCAGCGCACGTCGGCTTTGATCGAGTCGATGTACTCCTGCTCCTCTTTGATGGGGTTCGTGTCATCGAAACGCAAGTGACATCGGCCGCCGAACTCCTGGGCCATGCCGAAGTTCAGGCAGATCGACTTCGCGTGCCCGATGTGGAGGTAGCCATTGGGTTCCGGCGGGAACCTCGTGACGACATGGTCGATACTACCCCCAGCAAGATCGCTCGAGATGATGTCGCGAATGAAGTTGCCGCGCTCTGACGAATCCGTTGAAGAGAGAATGTCGTTGTCCATAGAGGCGAAGATATCACAGAAGCGGTGGGTCTGCCTCCTGCGCGTGCAGGGCAAACCGCAGGATTCGGGGAGCAGCGGATGCGGCTTCTGTCGTCTTTAAGACGCACGACGCGGGATTGGCTGGTACACTTGTCGGCGGAGTGGGCCGGGCGGTCGCGCGTCCCTTCGTGGGGCGTGAGGAAAGTCCGGACCCCATAGGGCAGGATGCCTGCTAACGGCAGGGCGGGGCGACCCGACGGAAAGTGCCACAGAAAAGAAAACTCCCTCGCTTCTAACGCGAGGGAAAAGCTGAAACGGTGCGGTAAGAGCGCACCAGCGCCGGGGCAACCCGACGGCTTGGCAAACCCCATCCGGAGCAAGGGCAAATAGGAGCGACTAAGACCGGCCCGGTCAACGCTCGGGTATGCCCGCGAGAGGCCGACGGCGACGTCGGTCCCAGATAGATGATCGTCCACGACAGAATCCGGCTTACAGGCCCACTCCACCCACAACCTGTCCGTGCGTTTGCAGGCTACCTGCGCTGGAACGTCCCGCACTCATCCGGTGACTTCAGCCCCGCATCAGGGCATGTCTCCGGAAACACGCACGTCTCGCACGAGTCTGAGTCGATCGGCTGGGCTTCCGCATTCTGAGGGTCCGGCGCGCCAGAAACGCCCTCGTCGGCCACGGTCGCTGGTTCATCTAAAGACGGCGGTGTCGCGCATATGTCCTCAACGACACTTGCGATCAAGGTTCGAAGCGACGCCGCGGCGACTTGGAATGAATCACCATGAGGGTCGATGACGAACAGGTCGGAATCCGCAGACAACACCGCAGTCTGAGGCTCGAGAACGAGCTCCGCGTCTTTGGTGGGAAGCGTCTCGACGGCCGACTCGGCGCGCACGCTCGGCACCGCCGGGACTGCGATCTCGGGCGTCTGCGCGCTTGGAACGCCGACAGGTGCCACCGGAGGCCAGACGATGAGCACCGGCTGTGCCGTCTCGATATCGAGTAGGTAGACCTCGGCACCGCGCAGATTGGACTCAGCCTCGCCGGCCAGTGTTTCAAGCCGCACAAGAGCATAGCGCGAAGCGGTGAAGGGCTCTTTCGAAAGCAATCGCACGGAGCCGTCAGGGTCACGCGCAATGAGCACCAAAGCCATCTTCATGCCTTCCTGCTTGGAGTGATCGTCCTCATTCTAGGGACACTGACAGCCGAGAACAACCGGAGGCTTTACAGACCGTCGTTGCACGCAGCTTCGCGAAGGACCTTGAGCCGCGCGATGTTGACGATATCCTTCTCAGGCGCCTGCCCTGGCATCTCAGTACACGCGCACGTATCGCGTAACTCCGCCATGTGGACCATCGCCGAGAACCCCGTTTCGCCGATGAAGCCCTGACCGATCCACGCATGCCGGTCTCTTCGGGAGCCGCGCTCGAACATGCTGTCATTGGCGTGCACGAGACCAAGGCGTTCGATTCCGCACGTGTTCGTGATGGTGTGTAGCGTCTGTTCCCAACCATCAGCCGTGTCCAAAGCCATGCCGAATGCGAACCCGTGGCATGTGTCCAAGCAGACGCCCAAACGTTCCGAGGGAAGTCCGGAGGCCTCGATGCAATCCGCCAGTTGCTCGAACGACGATCCGAAGGTGTGGCCGGCACCAGAGGTGTTCTCCAGGAGCAGACGGGTGTTGCATGCGTCGCCGCCCGCCAGTTCGAACGCGGCATTGACCGCCTCTCCTATCCGCCGTGCAGCCGCAGCGCAGTCATCGTCCGGATCGCTGCCTAAATGAGTCACCACGCCTGCAGCGCCAAGCGCGGAGCCACGAAGGAGTTCATCACCGAGAGCCGCAATCGATTTCTCCCGATGGACTGGATCAGAAGTCGCTAGGCTGATCAGATATGCACCGTGCGTGAAGACAGGTCCAAAGCCTCGCTCTGCGCGCAGAGACCGAAACCTCTCGGCGGCCAGCGGATTGATGGGTTGCGCATTCCATTGCCGAGGACTCTTGGCGAATATCTGGATGCATTCACAACCTACCTCAACCGCATAGTCCAGCGCCTTCTCGTATCCCCCGCCGACCGAAACATGAGCGCCGATGAGCATGTGCCTCTTCTCTCCGATACCTGTCCCAGCGGCCTGAAGGGAACAACGCCGTGACAGTGTCAGGTTGTACACTCACAGCATGAGCGAAACAGTCGACAACTGCGAGTCTACGCCTTGGGAGGGACGCGCGATCCTGCATGTGGATCTCGATGCGTTCTTCGCGGCCGTAGAGCAGCTCGATCATCCCGAATGGCGCGGCAAACCCGTCATCGTTGGAGGGGATTCGCGGAGCCGAGGCGTCGTTTCGACGTGCAGCTACGAGGCGCGCGTCTTCGGCGTTCATTCTGCGATGCCGTCCTCACAGGCCGAGAGGCTCTGTCCGCAGGCGATCTGGGCCCCTTGCCGTTTTGCTCGCTATCACGAAATATCCCTTGCGGTTCGCGCCATCTTTGCCGAGGAGACTCCTCTTGTGCAACCCGTATCGATTGATGAGGCGTATCTCGATGTGACTCCAGGCCGCCATCTCTCTGAACACCCCGTCGCGATCGCTCGACGAATACGATCCAAGGTTGCGGCTCTCGGAATCACGTGTTCGGTGGGCATCTCCGCGGTCAAGTCCGTCGCCAAGATAGCCAGCGACTACCATAAGCCTGATGGCCTTACGGTCGTGTGCCCGGGCCACGAACGGGAGTTCCTCGCGCCGCTCCCCCTTCGAGCGCTGCCTGGGCTGGGTCCCAAGACCGCGAGACGGCTGGAAGGTCTGGGTATCCGCACGCTGGCCGACCTAGCGGGTTTGGACGACCTCACGACGATTGAGGTGCTGGGCGCTCACGGATCGGCACTTGTCGTGCGCGCGCGCGGACGAGATTCGCGAGATGTTCACGAAAACGATGGCGTGAAGTCTCTCTCAAGCGAGCACACCTTTGCTACCGATGTCCGAAGTCTGGAAGATATCCAGGATGCGTTGCACGCACTGACGGCCAAAGTGGGACGCCGCCTCCGTCGCAAAGGGCTGGCCGGAAGAACCATCACCGTCAAGCTGCGCTTCTCGGACTTCACGACCAAGACAGTGCGCCGAACGCTACCGGTCCCCACGGACGACGAGTCCTGCTTCATGCCTGTTGCGCGGGAGTTGCTCGCATCGGCATGGTCGCCGGGAATCGGGCTCAGACTCCTCGGAGTGGGCCTTTCCGGATTCGACGAGAAAGCGACCCAGCTCAACCTGCTCGAAGGCCTCGGCCACTCGGCGACGGCCGACGAAGCCAGCCCGCGACCTGAACGGCTGGTTCGAAGCATCGACTCGGTCCGTGACAAGTTTGGCGAGAAGGCGATCCGTTTCGGAAGGGACATGCGAACTCACTCGGCTGCCGAGGATCCTTCCGAGGACGCATGAGCCGTGTCGCGTGATTCAACGGTAACCAGGCCTGCAACCTCGCAGGACAAGGCGATGCGTTTGCCGCCTATATCGATGCTCAGAGGTCCGTTGAATGGCGCTCTTTCTGATACCAAGACCGACGTGCCAGGCGTTAATCCCAGTTCACCGAGATAGCCCAAGAGCTCGTCGTTGCTCTCATCAACTCTCAACACCGTCACTCGCGATCCACTTTCTGCTTCAGACAAGAGGAGACCGGGCACCGTCGTGACACGCCCATCGGCCGAGGGGATGGGGTGACCGTGCGGGCAAGACTCCGGGTTCTGAAGAAAGCGCTCAAGCGCTTCGAGAACTCGCGGCGAGAGTGCATGCTCAAGCAAACAGGCGTCCTCGTGCGCGACACCCCAGTCCATGCCGAGCGTGTTCACGAGAAATGCCTCCGCAACGCGATGCCGCCTTACGATGTCAAGAGCCCGTGCGGTCCCCTCGGCCGTGAGTACAACCGCGGTGCCTGTCCGCGTGATAAGGCCCTGTCCTTCCAGCCGGTGCAATGTCGCAGTGACAGTCGCACCAGAAACGCCAGCCGCCTCCGCAATCTGTGAGGGTTTGACACAACCCCGCAGTGACAACTTGTAGACCGTCTCCAAGTACTCTTCGAGAGTGGCTGTAGGCATCAGGTGGCTTTCTCGTTGACGGGATGACGATCTCGCGTCGTGATTTCAGTCTAGGCAGTTTGCCAAGTTGGCGCAAATGCGGTGATTGTGCTGGTGAGGATAACCGTCAGTACCGTTAATCAGTCTATTGGAACCACTGATAGTAAGTCTATGACCGTATGTCAGGAATACCACGATCAACGCAAAATCGCGTTGACACAGTCATGAAGTCTGAGTAGAGTCCATCTTGTCCCGAGAGGTCGGACGCAGCGGACTCCGAAAGACGGTTGACCAGCAGCTGCCCGAGAGGGACCCGATGAAGGTGACAAGCCGTGAGGTGGTCACGCTGATACGGGGCCTTGGAGGTAAGAAACGGAAAACCGTTCCGGTACGAGGAACCCGTCGGCGAGGTCTCTCGGGATTACTACGTTCTCACACCCGGCTTGCCTGCCATCGTTTCAAGGCCGATACGTCAGCTTGGCGACCGGTGACTCCCATACACTCACTTCGACAACCTTGATCGACGGGTCGACGCGCAAGGCAAGACGCTCGTAGATCTCCCGCGCAAGGTTCTCCGCGGTTGGATTCCGGGTGTCAAACGGTGCAACGTCGTTCAGGTACTTGTGGTCGTAGTCTTGCAGTACTCCAGCCAAGTCCTCTTTGAGACGCTTGAAGTCGTAGACGATTCCTATCTCGTCGAGCGTTTCAGCAGCGATCATGACCTCGATATCCCACGTGTGACCGTGCAACTGCCGACATTCGCCCGGATAGCCGTGCAGCGCGTGGGCGGCGTCGAAATGTGACTTGACCGTGAGTTCGAACATGGCAGTCTCAGGCTCGCTTCCTAGAACAAGGTTGGGGCGGAGGAACCGCCGGGGCCGCACGGAGCGTCGCCGACCGTCCCCCGTGAATCCATCGCCGCATTTGCCATCGCGTCTGCTTGGACATTTTGCTCCCGGCGTACGTGAACCACCTTGGATGAACGAAAGGCTCGCAACAAGGCGGCGGCGCGCACAAAGAGCGGACGCAGGTTCTCATTTCGTACTCGGTACTGACCGTTGATCTGTTTGACCAGCAGCTCACTGTCCGCGTAGACGGTCACCTGGTCGAAGCCAAGCGCGGCTACATTCTCCAGTCCCCAGATCATCGCCTCATACTCGGCAACATTGTTGGTCTGGCTGCCAAGAAACCGACCGCCTCGGCAGATGATTTCGCCGTCGCGCTCGATCACAAACCCGGCGCCGGCTGGTCCCGGATTGCCGCGCGAGCCGCCGTCGGTTCGCAGTACCGCGCTCACTCATGATCCGATCTCACGACGATCATGCGGTGGCACTGTGGGCAGACGCCTATCGCATCCCCGGCCTCGAGACTGGCAACCCGCTGGGCGGGCAGCAGCATCCGACAGGCCGAGCACGCTCCAGCCTCCAGCCTCCCAACACCCACGCCGCCCTTGCTCGCTCTGACGGCCTCGTAGCGCTCGGCGAGCTCGACCGGCAGGCTGCTCGCGAGTGCGGCGCGCCTCGCCTCGAGTGCGGCGATTTCGCTCTGCGCCGCTCTTCCAACCGTTTTGTAACGTTCTACCAGCGCCGCATCCTTGGTCTTGAGCTGTTCAAGCGCTTCATCGATCGTGCCGATCTGCCCGGTCGCCTTTTCAACGCGCTCCATGAGCGCTATGGCCTCGACTTCCAGCTTGTCCCGCCTGCGTCTCAGCCCGTCCATCTCCCGGGTCATCGAGGTGATGGCACGATGATCCGTAGACGCCGAGACCTTCGCCTGTTCACCCTTGATCTTCTCGGAGAGCATGAATACCTCGTCTTGGTGAGCCTTGAGATCCTTCTGCAGCTTGCCGAGCAGTACCTCCGCTCTGGCATGCAACGCCATTACCTCACGCTGTTTCGCTCTCAATTCGAGGATCGCTTGTTTCTCCGGCAGTTCATCTAGACGCTTCTTGTTGCGGAGGATCTCCAGGTCAACGGCCTGAAGGTCGAGCAGTGCTGCAGCCTGAGTCATCCGGATCTCCTTTAAGGGGTCCACCACCCTGGTATGGCTGGCAGAACATGCACTCCGTTTTGGTCGATGCCTGCAACCGACAGAACCGCGTCGCGCAGGAGATCGACAAGCGGCCATTCTGA contains:
- a CDS encoding glutamine--tRNA ligase/YqeY domain fusion protein, with amino-acid sequence MDNDILSSTDSSERGNFIRDIISSDLAGGSIDHVVTRFPPEPNGYLHIGHAKSICLNFGMAQEFGGRCHLRFDDTNPIKEEQEYIDSIKADVRWLGFDWGEYLYYTSDYFELLYQWAVHLIGEGKAYVDDLTAEEIREYRGTLTQPGKNSPWRDRSAEENLDLFERMRAGEFPNGSRVLRAKIDMASGNINFRDPVMYRILHAEHPRTGDAWCIYPSYDFAHGQSDAIEHITHSICTLEFQDHRPLYDWFIENLPVPSRPHQYEFARLNLTHTVLSKRLLLQLVKDGRVRGWDDPRMPTLAGLRRRGFPAEAIRNFAAMIGVGRADSVLEIEMLEHAVRDVLNRTALRRFAVLDPLKVVIENYPEGQVEEMEVPNNPEDESAGTRRVPFSRELWIEREDFMEDPPKKFFRLAPGREVRLRSAYLITCNEVVKDADGAVVELRCTYDPATRGGSAPDGRRPKATLHWLSAAHAIPAEVRLYDHLFVSSHPGSEGRDLLGDVNPNSETVLSGCYVEPMLGEAAIGETVQFERIGYFCADSDSAVGAPVFNRTLTLKDTWAKLMAQGRHDTA
- a CDS encoding deoxyribonuclease IV, producing MLIGAHVSVGGGYEKALDYAVEVGCECIQIFAKSPRQWNAQPINPLAAERFRSLRAERGFGPVFTHGAYLISLATSDPVHREKSIAALGDELLRGSALGAAGVVTHLGSDPDDDCAAAARRIGEAVNAAFELAGGDACNTRLLLENTSGAGHTFGSSFEQLADCIEASGLPSERLGVCLDTCHGFAFGMALDTADGWEQTLHTITNTCGIERLGLVHANDSMFERGSRRDRHAWIGQGFIGETGFSAMVHMAELRDTCACTEMPGQAPEKDIVNIARLKVLREAACNDGL
- the dinB gene encoding DNA polymerase IV yields the protein MSETVDNCESTPWEGRAILHVDLDAFFAAVEQLDHPEWRGKPVIVGGDSRSRGVVSTCSYEARVFGVHSAMPSSQAERLCPQAIWAPCRFARYHEISLAVRAIFAEETPLVQPVSIDEAYLDVTPGRHLSEHPVAIARRIRSKVAALGITCSVGISAVKSVAKIASDYHKPDGLTVVCPGHEREFLAPLPLRALPGLGPKTARRLEGLGIRTLADLAGLDDLTTIEVLGAHGSALVVRARGRDSRDVHENDGVKSLSSEHTFATDVRSLEDIQDALHALTAKVGRRLRRKGLAGRTITVKLRFSDFTTKTVRRTLPVPTDDESCFMPVARELLASAWSPGIGLRLLGVGLSGFDEKATQLNLLEGLGHSATADEASPRPERLVRSIDSVRDKFGEKAIRFGRDMRTHSAAEDPSEDA
- a CDS encoding metal-dependent transcriptional regulator, producing the protein MPTATLEEYLETVYKLSLRGCVKPSQIAEAAGVSGATVTATLHRLEGQGLITRTGTAVVLTAEGTARALDIVRRHRVAEAFLVNTLGMDWGVAHEDACLLEHALSPRVLEALERFLQNPESCPHGHPIPSADGRVTTVPGLLLSEAESGSRVTVLRVDESNDELLGYLGELGLTPGTSVLVSERAPFNGPLSIDIGGKRIALSCEVAGLVTVESRDTAHASSEGSSAAE
- the queD gene encoding 6-carboxytetrahydropterin synthase QueD, translated to MFELTVKSHFDAAHALHGYPGECRQLHGHTWDIEVMIAAETLDEIGIVYDFKRLKEDLAGVLQDYDHKYLNDVAPFDTRNPTAENLAREIYERLALRVDPSIKVVEVSVWESPVAKLTYRP
- a CDS encoding ribonuclease HI family protein; the encoded protein is MSAVLRTDGGSRGNPGPAGAGFVIERDGEIICRGGRFLGSQTNNVAEYEAMIWGLENVAALGFDQVTVYADSELLVKQINGQYRVRNENLRPLFVRAAALLRAFRSSKVVHVRREQNVQADAMANAAMDSRGTVGDAPCGPGGSSAPTLF